A single region of the Oncorhynchus keta strain PuntledgeMale-10-30-2019 chromosome 4, Oket_V2, whole genome shotgun sequence genome encodes:
- the gabra4 gene encoding gamma-aminobutyric acid receptor subunit alpha-4, whose protein sequence is MVSAKKEMVTAMYPSYISTLFYLFCLTACVKRISGTIKKDERIYPENFTRILDRLLDGYDNRLRPGFGGPVTEVKTDIYVTSFGPVSDVEMEYTMDVFFRQTWMDRRLRYEGPIEILRLNNMMVSNVWTPDTFFRNGKKSVAHNMTAPNRLFRIMKNGTILYTMRLTISAECPMKLVDFPMDGHACPLKFGSYAYPKTEMIYTWTKGPQYSVEVPPESSSLVQYDLIGHTVSSEEVKSITGEYVVMTVHFHLKRKMGYFMIQTYIPCIMTVILSQVSFWINKESVPARTVFGITTVLTMTTLSISARHSLPKVSYATAMDWFIAVCFAFVFSALIEFAAVNYFTNAEMERLKRKPAKCPPAPQTTPVKVKEMEEVLQHNPDTNGNLRKRMNYMSQQDIQKAESYSIAATGVTRRQPQSGQSSSSTGSTGDTIILPHSSPGPASQPNTSFTTLSVKNTPPAPPTTPTIPANQSQPTADSSLQDLLGPRLEHIQLMGKNEPKQSPCSQPTTTGMGGTSKIDKYARILFPVSFGAFNMVYWVVYLSKDTMEAKFRGQI, encoded by the exons ATGGTTTCTGCCAAGAAGGAGATGGTGACTGCGATGTACCCCAGTTATATTTCGACTCTCTTCTACCTTTTCTGCCTGACTGCTTG TGTAAAGAGAATATCTGGAACGATAAAAAAGGATGAGAGAATATATCCCGAGAATTTTACACGCATTTTAGACCGACTACTGGACGGGTATGACAACAGACTGCGACCTGGATTTGGTG GTCCAGTGACAGAGGTGAAAACAGACATTTATGTGACAAGTTTCGGGCCTGTCTCTGATGTTGAAATG GAGTACACCATGGACGTGTTCTTCAgacagacatggatggacaggaGGCTGAGGTATGAGGGGCCTATCGAGATCCTCCGCCTCAACAACATGATGGTCTCCAATGTGTGGACTCCAGACACCTTCTTCAGGAATGGCAAGAAGTCTGTGGCCCACAACATGACTGCCCCCAACAGGCTATTCCGCATTATGAAGAACGGCACCATTCTTTACACCATGAg GTTGACTATCAGTGCAGAGTgtcccatgaagctggttgacttCCCCATGGATGGACATGCATGCCCTCTCAAGTTTGGAAGCT ATGCATACCCTAAAACAGAGATGATCTATACCTGGACCAAAGGACCACAGTATTCAGTGGAGGTTCCCCCAGAATCCTCCAGCCTAGTGCAGTACGATCTCATTGGCCACACTGTCAGTAGTGAAGAGGTCAAGTCAATCACAG GTGAATACGTGGTGATGACAGTGCACTTCCACTTGAAGCGGAAAATGGGCTACTTCATGATTCAGACGTATATCCCCTGCATCATGACAGTAATCCTCTCCCAAGTGTCCTTCTGGATAAATAAGGAATCGGTCCCGGCTCGAACAGTCTTCG GCATCACCACAGTCTTGACCATGACCACGTTGAGCATCAGCGCGCGCCACTCCCTCCCCAAGGTCTCCTACGCCACAGCCATGGACTGGTTTATTGCCGTGTGTTTTGCCTTTGTCTTCTCCGCCCTCATCGAGTTCGCTGCCGTCAACTACTTTACCAACGCGGAGATGGAGAGACTGAAAAGGAAGCCGGCAAAATGCCCACCGGCCCCCCAAACAACCCCAGTGAAAGTGAAGGAAATGGAGGAAGTTCTGCAG CATAACCCTGATACCAATGGGAACCTTCGCAAACGGATGAACTATATGTCCCAGCAAGACATCCAGAAAGCTGAGTCATACAGCATAGCAGCTACAGGGGTAACCAGGAGACAACCCCAGTCTGGCCAATCGTCTTCATCCACGGGGTCGACTGGGGACACCATCATCCTACCCCACTCCAGCCCCGGCCCTGCCAGCCAACCGAACACCTCCTTCACCACCCTGTCCGTCAAGAACACGCCCCCGGCTCCACCCACCACCCCGACAATACCAGCCAATCAGAGCCAGCCCACTGCTGACTCCTCCCTCCAGGACCTCCTAGGACCTAGACTGGAGCACATTCAACTGATGGGTAAAAATGAGCCCAAGCAGTCGCCATGCTCCCAGCCGACCACCACCGGTATGGGCGGGACGAGTAAAATCGATAAGTACGCTCGCATCCTGTTCCCAGTGTCCTTCGGAGCCTTCAACATGGTCTACTGGGTGGTTTACTTGTCCAAAGACACTATGGAGGCCAAATTTCGAGGCCAAATCTAG